Proteins from a genomic interval of Channa argus isolate prfri chromosome 11, Channa argus male v1.0, whole genome shotgun sequence:
- the mef2cb gene encoding myocyte enhancer factor 2cb isoform X18 produces MGRKKIQITRIMDERNRQVTFTKRKFGLMKKAYELSVLCDCEIALIIFNSTNKLFQYASTDMDKVLLKYTEYNEPHESRTNSDIVEALSKKENKGSESPELESALILTPCTEEKYKQINEEFDHMIKTHKIPAVPPSNYDMPVSIPVSNQNNLIYSHPGGSLGNHNLLPLAHHGLQRNSMSPGVTHRPPSAGGLMGADLTTGAGTSAGNGYGNHRNSPSLLVSPGGMNKNMQAKSPPPMNLGMNNRKPDLRVLIPPGAKNNMPSINQRINNSQSAQSLATPVVSVATPTLPGQGMGGYPSAISTSYGTEYSLNSADLSSLSGFNSGSSLHLGSMSGWQQQHLQNMQHSALGQLGNCSSSHLCQGSNLSLPSAQSLHIKSEPVSPPRDRTSSTPGGYGGGVPPPQNPSSRQDSGRSPVDSLSSCSSSHEGSDRDEHRNEFHSPLGLVRPALDERESPSIKRVRLSEGWAT; encoded by the exons gtGACATTTACAAAGCGAAAGTTTGGCCTGATGAAAAAGGCGTATGAGTTGAGCGTGCTTTGTGACTGTGAGATTGCCCTGATCATCTTCAATAGCACCAACAAGCTGTTCCAGTATGCCAGCACAGACATGGACAAGGTCCTGCTTAAATACACTGAGTACAATGAGCCCCATGAGAGCAGGACCAACTCTGATATTGTGGAG GCATTGAGCAAGAAGGAGAACAAAGGCAGTGAGAGCCCGGAGCTTGAGTCTGCTCTTATCCTCACCCCATGCACTGAAGAGAAATACAAACAGATTAACGAGGAGTTTGATCACATGATAAAAACTCATAAAATACCT GCTGTGCCCCCTTCGAACTATGACATGCCTGTGTCCATTCCTGTTAGCAACCAGAACAATCTTATTTACAGCCACCCAGGTGGTTCCCTAGGCAACCACAACCTGTTGCCACTAGCGCACCATGGCTTACAGAGAAACAGCATGTCTCCCGGAGTTACACACAGACCCCCCAGTGCAG GTGGCCTCATGGGTGCTGACCTCACCACTGGCGCAGGCACCAGTGCCG GAAATGGGTATGGGAACCACCGCAACTCGCCCAGTCTGCTTGTGTCTCCAGGTGGCATGAACAAGAACATGCAGGCAAAGTCTCCCCCACCCATGAACTTAGGCATGAACAACCGCAAACCTGACCTACGTGTCCTCATCCCCCCAGGCGCCAAGAATAACATGCCCTCTATT AACCAGAGAATAAACAACTCTCAGTCTGCTCAGTCATTGGCCACCCCAGTGGTATCAGTAGCAACTCCCACTCTACCAGGACAAGGCATGGGCGGTTACCCATCTGCCATCTCTACTTCTTATGGTACCG AGTATTCCCTGAACAGTGCAGACCTGTCCTCCCTGTCTGGCTTCAACAGTGGCAGTTCCCTTCACCTTGGCTCAATGAGCGGGTGGCAACAGCAGCACCTTCAGAACATGCAGCATTCGGCTCTTGGCCAGCTAGG AAATTGCTCTAGCTCTCACTTATGTCAAGGTTCAAATCTCTCCCTGCCCTCTGCTCAAAGCCTGCACATCAAGTCCGAACCTGTTTCTCCTCCTAGAGATCGCACCAGCAGCACACCAGGGGGCTATGGTGGCGGGGTACCGCCTCCCCAGAACCCCTCGTCCCGCCAGGACTCGGGACGCTCCCCTGTTGATAGCCTGAGCAGCTGTAGCAGCTCCCATGAGGGCAGCGACCGTGATGAGCACAGAAACGAGTTCCACTCACCTTTGGGACTGGTCCGGCCTGCCCTGGATGAACGCGAGAGCCCCTCCATCAAACGGGTGCGCCTGTCAGAAGGATGGGCAACATGA
- the mef2cb gene encoding myocyte enhancer factor 2cb isoform X8 yields the protein MGRKKIQITRIMDERNRQVTFTKRKFGLMKKAYELSVLCDCEIALIIFNSTNKLFQYASTDMDKVLLKYTEYNEPHESRTNSDIVETLRKKGLNGCDSPDPDADDSVGHSPESEDKYRKINEDIDLMISRQRLCAVPPSNYDMPVSIPVSNQNNLIYSHPGGSLGNHNLLPLAHHGLQRNSMSPGVTHRPPSAGNTGGLMGADLTTGAGTSAGNGYGNHRNSPSLLVSPGGMNKNMQAKSPPPMNLGMNNRKPDLRVLIPPGAKNNMPSISEDVDLLLNQRINNSQSAQSLATPVVSVATPTLPGQGMGGYPSAISTSYGTEYSLNSADLSSLSGFNSGSSLHLGSMSGWQQQHLQNMQHSALGQLGNCSSSHLCQGSNLSLPSAQSLHIKSEPVSPPRDRTSSTPGGYGGGVPPPQNPSSRQDSGRSPVDSLSSCSSSHEGSDRDEHRNEFHSPLGLVRPALDERESPSIKRVRLSEGWAT from the exons gtGACATTTACAAAGCGAAAGTTTGGCCTGATGAAAAAGGCGTATGAGTTGAGCGTGCTTTGTGACTGTGAGATTGCCCTGATCATCTTCAATAGCACCAACAAGCTGTTCCAGTATGCCAGCACAGACATGGACAAGGTCCTGCTTAAATACACTGAGTACAATGAGCCCCATGAGAGCAGGACCAACTCTGATATTGTGGAG ACTTTGAGAAAGAAGGGCCTAAATGGCTGTGACAGCCCAGATCCCGACGCAGACGACTCGGTCGGCCACAGCCCCGAGTCAGAGGACAAGTACAGGAAAATAAACGAGGACATTGATCTGATGATCAGCAGACAGAGACTGTGT GCTGTGCCCCCTTCGAACTATGACATGCCTGTGTCCATTCCTGTTAGCAACCAGAACAATCTTATTTACAGCCACCCAGGTGGTTCCCTAGGCAACCACAACCTGTTGCCACTAGCGCACCATGGCTTACAGAGAAACAGCATGTCTCCCGGAGTTACACACAGACCCCCCAGTGCAGGTAACACAG GTGGCCTCATGGGTGCTGACCTCACCACTGGCGCAGGCACCAGTGCCG GAAATGGGTATGGGAACCACCGCAACTCGCCCAGTCTGCTTGTGTCTCCAGGTGGCATGAACAAGAACATGCAGGCAAAGTCTCCCCCACCCATGAACTTAGGCATGAACAACCGCAAACCTGACCTACGTGTCCTCATCCCCCCAGGCGCCAAGAATAACATGCCCTCTATT TCTGAGGATGTTGATCTGCTGTTG AACCAGAGAATAAACAACTCTCAGTCTGCTCAGTCATTGGCCACCCCAGTGGTATCAGTAGCAACTCCCACTCTACCAGGACAAGGCATGGGCGGTTACCCATCTGCCATCTCTACTTCTTATGGTACCG AGTATTCCCTGAACAGTGCAGACCTGTCCTCCCTGTCTGGCTTCAACAGTGGCAGTTCCCTTCACCTTGGCTCAATGAGCGGGTGGCAACAGCAGCACCTTCAGAACATGCAGCATTCGGCTCTTGGCCAGCTAGG AAATTGCTCTAGCTCTCACTTATGTCAAGGTTCAAATCTCTCCCTGCCCTCTGCTCAAAGCCTGCACATCAAGTCCGAACCTGTTTCTCCTCCTAGAGATCGCACCAGCAGCACACCAGGGGGCTATGGTGGCGGGGTACCGCCTCCCCAGAACCCCTCGTCCCGCCAGGACTCGGGACGCTCCCCTGTTGATAGCCTGAGCAGCTGTAGCAGCTCCCATGAGGGCAGCGACCGTGATGAGCACAGAAACGAGTTCCACTCACCTTTGGGACTGGTCCGGCCTGCCCTGGATGAACGCGAGAGCCCCTCCATCAAACGGGTGCGCCTGTCAGAAGGATGGGCAACATGA
- the mef2cb gene encoding myocyte enhancer factor 2cb isoform X15 yields the protein MGRKKIQITRIMDERNRQVTFTKRKFGLMKKAYELSVLCDCEIALIIFNSTNKLFQYASTDMDKVLLKYTEYNEPHESRTNSDIVETLRKKGLNGCDSPDPDADDSVGHSPESEDKYRKINEDIDLMISRQRLCQAVPPSNYDMPVSIPVSNQNNLIYSHPGGSLGNHNLLPLAHHGLQRNSMSPGVTHRPPSAGGLMGADLTTGAGTSAGNGYGNHRNSPSLLVSPGGMNKNMQAKSPPPMNLGMNNRKPDLRVLIPPGAKNNMPSINQRINNSQSAQSLATPVVSVATPTLPGQGMGGYPSAISTSYGTEYSLNSADLSSLSGFNSGSSLHLGSMSGWQQQHLQNMQHSALGQLGNCSSSHLCQGSNLSLPSAQSLHIKSEPVSPPRDRTSSTPGGYGGGVPPPQNPSSRQDSGRSPVDSLSSCSSSHEGSDRDEHRNEFHSPLGLVRPALDERESPSIKRVRLSEGWAT from the exons gtGACATTTACAAAGCGAAAGTTTGGCCTGATGAAAAAGGCGTATGAGTTGAGCGTGCTTTGTGACTGTGAGATTGCCCTGATCATCTTCAATAGCACCAACAAGCTGTTCCAGTATGCCAGCACAGACATGGACAAGGTCCTGCTTAAATACACTGAGTACAATGAGCCCCATGAGAGCAGGACCAACTCTGATATTGTGGAG ACTTTGAGAAAGAAGGGCCTAAATGGCTGTGACAGCCCAGATCCCGACGCAGACGACTCGGTCGGCCACAGCCCCGAGTCAGAGGACAAGTACAGGAAAATAAACGAGGACATTGATCTGATGATCAGCAGACAGAGACTGTGT cAGGCTGTGCCCCCTTCGAACTATGACATGCCTGTGTCCATTCCTGTTAGCAACCAGAACAATCTTATTTACAGCCACCCAGGTGGTTCCCTAGGCAACCACAACCTGTTGCCACTAGCGCACCATGGCTTACAGAGAAACAGCATGTCTCCCGGAGTTACACACAGACCCCCCAGTGCAG GTGGCCTCATGGGTGCTGACCTCACCACTGGCGCAGGCACCAGTGCCG GAAATGGGTATGGGAACCACCGCAACTCGCCCAGTCTGCTTGTGTCTCCAGGTGGCATGAACAAGAACATGCAGGCAAAGTCTCCCCCACCCATGAACTTAGGCATGAACAACCGCAAACCTGACCTACGTGTCCTCATCCCCCCAGGCGCCAAGAATAACATGCCCTCTATT AACCAGAGAATAAACAACTCTCAGTCTGCTCAGTCATTGGCCACCCCAGTGGTATCAGTAGCAACTCCCACTCTACCAGGACAAGGCATGGGCGGTTACCCATCTGCCATCTCTACTTCTTATGGTACCG AGTATTCCCTGAACAGTGCAGACCTGTCCTCCCTGTCTGGCTTCAACAGTGGCAGTTCCCTTCACCTTGGCTCAATGAGCGGGTGGCAACAGCAGCACCTTCAGAACATGCAGCATTCGGCTCTTGGCCAGCTAGG AAATTGCTCTAGCTCTCACTTATGTCAAGGTTCAAATCTCTCCCTGCCCTCTGCTCAAAGCCTGCACATCAAGTCCGAACCTGTTTCTCCTCCTAGAGATCGCACCAGCAGCACACCAGGGGGCTATGGTGGCGGGGTACCGCCTCCCCAGAACCCCTCGTCCCGCCAGGACTCGGGACGCTCCCCTGTTGATAGCCTGAGCAGCTGTAGCAGCTCCCATGAGGGCAGCGACCGTGATGAGCACAGAAACGAGTTCCACTCACCTTTGGGACTGGTCCGGCCTGCCCTGGATGAACGCGAGAGCCCCTCCATCAAACGGGTGCGCCTGTCAGAAGGATGGGCAACATGA
- the mef2cb gene encoding myocyte enhancer factor 2cb isoform X3, which translates to MGRKKIQITRIMDERNRQVTFTKRKFGLMKKAYELSVLCDCEIALIIFNSTNKLFQYASTDMDKVLLKYTEYNEPHESRTNSDIVETLRKKGLNGCDSPDPDADDSVGHSPESEDKYRKINEDIDLMISRQRLCALSKKENKGSESPELESALILTPCTEEKYKQINEEFDHMIKTHKIPQAVPPSNYDMPVSIPVSNQNNLIYSHPGGSLGNHNLLPLAHHGLQRNSMSPGVTHRPPSAGGLMGADLTTGAGTSAGNGYGNHRNSPSLLVSPGGMNKNMQAKSPPPMNLGMNNRKPDLRVLIPPGAKNNMPSISEDVDLLLNQRINNSQSAQSLATPVVSVATPTLPGQGMGGYPSAISTSYGTEYSLNSADLSSLSGFNSGSSLHLGSMSGWQQQHLQNMQHSALGQLGNCSSSHLCQGSNLSLPSAQSLHIKSEPVSPPRDRTSSTPGGYGGGVPPPQNPSSRQDSGRSPVDSLSSCSSSHEGSDRDEHRNEFHSPLGLVRPALDERESPSIKRVRLSEGWAT; encoded by the exons gtGACATTTACAAAGCGAAAGTTTGGCCTGATGAAAAAGGCGTATGAGTTGAGCGTGCTTTGTGACTGTGAGATTGCCCTGATCATCTTCAATAGCACCAACAAGCTGTTCCAGTATGCCAGCACAGACATGGACAAGGTCCTGCTTAAATACACTGAGTACAATGAGCCCCATGAGAGCAGGACCAACTCTGATATTGTGGAG ACTTTGAGAAAGAAGGGCCTAAATGGCTGTGACAGCCCAGATCCCGACGCAGACGACTCGGTCGGCCACAGCCCCGAGTCAGAGGACAAGTACAGGAAAATAAACGAGGACATTGATCTGATGATCAGCAGACAGAGACTGTGT GCATTGAGCAAGAAGGAGAACAAAGGCAGTGAGAGCCCGGAGCTTGAGTCTGCTCTTATCCTCACCCCATGCACTGAAGAGAAATACAAACAGATTAACGAGGAGTTTGATCACATGATAAAAACTCATAAAATACCT cAGGCTGTGCCCCCTTCGAACTATGACATGCCTGTGTCCATTCCTGTTAGCAACCAGAACAATCTTATTTACAGCCACCCAGGTGGTTCCCTAGGCAACCACAACCTGTTGCCACTAGCGCACCATGGCTTACAGAGAAACAGCATGTCTCCCGGAGTTACACACAGACCCCCCAGTGCAG GTGGCCTCATGGGTGCTGACCTCACCACTGGCGCAGGCACCAGTGCCG GAAATGGGTATGGGAACCACCGCAACTCGCCCAGTCTGCTTGTGTCTCCAGGTGGCATGAACAAGAACATGCAGGCAAAGTCTCCCCCACCCATGAACTTAGGCATGAACAACCGCAAACCTGACCTACGTGTCCTCATCCCCCCAGGCGCCAAGAATAACATGCCCTCTATT TCTGAGGATGTTGATCTGCTGTTG AACCAGAGAATAAACAACTCTCAGTCTGCTCAGTCATTGGCCACCCCAGTGGTATCAGTAGCAACTCCCACTCTACCAGGACAAGGCATGGGCGGTTACCCATCTGCCATCTCTACTTCTTATGGTACCG AGTATTCCCTGAACAGTGCAGACCTGTCCTCCCTGTCTGGCTTCAACAGTGGCAGTTCCCTTCACCTTGGCTCAATGAGCGGGTGGCAACAGCAGCACCTTCAGAACATGCAGCATTCGGCTCTTGGCCAGCTAGG AAATTGCTCTAGCTCTCACTTATGTCAAGGTTCAAATCTCTCCCTGCCCTCTGCTCAAAGCCTGCACATCAAGTCCGAACCTGTTTCTCCTCCTAGAGATCGCACCAGCAGCACACCAGGGGGCTATGGTGGCGGGGTACCGCCTCCCCAGAACCCCTCGTCCCGCCAGGACTCGGGACGCTCCCCTGTTGATAGCCTGAGCAGCTGTAGCAGCTCCCATGAGGGCAGCGACCGTGATGAGCACAGAAACGAGTTCCACTCACCTTTGGGACTGGTCCGGCCTGCCCTGGATGAACGCGAGAGCCCCTCCATCAAACGGGTGCGCCTGTCAGAAGGATGGGCAACATGA
- the mef2cb gene encoding myocyte enhancer factor 2cb isoform X1: protein MGRKKIQITRIMDERNRQVTFTKRKFGLMKKAYELSVLCDCEIALIIFNSTNKLFQYASTDMDKVLLKYTEYNEPHESRTNSDIVETLRKKGLNGCDSPDPDADDSVGHSPESEDKYRKINEDIDLMISRQRLCALSKKENKGSESPELESALILTPCTEEKYKQINEEFDHMIKTHKIPQAVPPSNYDMPVSIPVSNQNNLIYSHPGGSLGNHNLLPLAHHGLQRNSMSPGVTHRPPSAGNTGGLMGADLTTGAGTSAGNGYGNHRNSPSLLVSPGGMNKNMQAKSPPPMNLGMNNRKPDLRVLIPPGAKNNMPSISEDVDLLLNQRINNSQSAQSLATPVVSVATPTLPGQGMGGYPSAISTSYGTEYSLNSADLSSLSGFNSGSSLHLGSMSGWQQQHLQNMQHSALGQLGNCSSSHLCQGSNLSLPSAQSLHIKSEPVSPPRDRTSSTPGGYGGGVPPPQNPSSRQDSGRSPVDSLSSCSSSHEGSDRDEHRNEFHSPLGLVRPALDERESPSIKRVRLSEGWAT, encoded by the exons gtGACATTTACAAAGCGAAAGTTTGGCCTGATGAAAAAGGCGTATGAGTTGAGCGTGCTTTGTGACTGTGAGATTGCCCTGATCATCTTCAATAGCACCAACAAGCTGTTCCAGTATGCCAGCACAGACATGGACAAGGTCCTGCTTAAATACACTGAGTACAATGAGCCCCATGAGAGCAGGACCAACTCTGATATTGTGGAG ACTTTGAGAAAGAAGGGCCTAAATGGCTGTGACAGCCCAGATCCCGACGCAGACGACTCGGTCGGCCACAGCCCCGAGTCAGAGGACAAGTACAGGAAAATAAACGAGGACATTGATCTGATGATCAGCAGACAGAGACTGTGT GCATTGAGCAAGAAGGAGAACAAAGGCAGTGAGAGCCCGGAGCTTGAGTCTGCTCTTATCCTCACCCCATGCACTGAAGAGAAATACAAACAGATTAACGAGGAGTTTGATCACATGATAAAAACTCATAAAATACCT cAGGCTGTGCCCCCTTCGAACTATGACATGCCTGTGTCCATTCCTGTTAGCAACCAGAACAATCTTATTTACAGCCACCCAGGTGGTTCCCTAGGCAACCACAACCTGTTGCCACTAGCGCACCATGGCTTACAGAGAAACAGCATGTCTCCCGGAGTTACACACAGACCCCCCAGTGCAGGTAACACAG GTGGCCTCATGGGTGCTGACCTCACCACTGGCGCAGGCACCAGTGCCG GAAATGGGTATGGGAACCACCGCAACTCGCCCAGTCTGCTTGTGTCTCCAGGTGGCATGAACAAGAACATGCAGGCAAAGTCTCCCCCACCCATGAACTTAGGCATGAACAACCGCAAACCTGACCTACGTGTCCTCATCCCCCCAGGCGCCAAGAATAACATGCCCTCTATT TCTGAGGATGTTGATCTGCTGTTG AACCAGAGAATAAACAACTCTCAGTCTGCTCAGTCATTGGCCACCCCAGTGGTATCAGTAGCAACTCCCACTCTACCAGGACAAGGCATGGGCGGTTACCCATCTGCCATCTCTACTTCTTATGGTACCG AGTATTCCCTGAACAGTGCAGACCTGTCCTCCCTGTCTGGCTTCAACAGTGGCAGTTCCCTTCACCTTGGCTCAATGAGCGGGTGGCAACAGCAGCACCTTCAGAACATGCAGCATTCGGCTCTTGGCCAGCTAGG AAATTGCTCTAGCTCTCACTTATGTCAAGGTTCAAATCTCTCCCTGCCCTCTGCTCAAAGCCTGCACATCAAGTCCGAACCTGTTTCTCCTCCTAGAGATCGCACCAGCAGCACACCAGGGGGCTATGGTGGCGGGGTACCGCCTCCCCAGAACCCCTCGTCCCGCCAGGACTCGGGACGCTCCCCTGTTGATAGCCTGAGCAGCTGTAGCAGCTCCCATGAGGGCAGCGACCGTGATGAGCACAGAAACGAGTTCCACTCACCTTTGGGACTGGTCCGGCCTGCCCTGGATGAACGCGAGAGCCCCTCCATCAAACGGGTGCGCCTGTCAGAAGGATGGGCAACATGA
- the mef2cb gene encoding myocyte enhancer factor 2cb isoform X16 has product MGRKKIQITRIMDERNRQVTFTKRKFGLMKKAYELSVLCDCEIALIIFNSTNKLFQYASTDMDKVLLKYTEYNEPHESRTNSDIVEALSKKENKGSESPELESALILTPCTEEKYKQINEEFDHMIKTHKIPAVPPSNYDMPVSIPVSNQNNLIYSHPGGSLGNHNLLPLAHHGLQRNSMSPGVTHRPPSAGNTGGLMGADLTTGAGTSAGNGYGNHRNSPSLLVSPGGMNKNMQAKSPPPMNLGMNNRKPDLRVLIPPGAKNNMPSINQRINNSQSAQSLATPVVSVATPTLPGQGMGGYPSAISTSYGTEYSLNSADLSSLSGFNSGSSLHLGSMSGWQQQHLQNMQHSALGQLGNCSSSHLCQGSNLSLPSAQSLHIKSEPVSPPRDRTSSTPGGYGGGVPPPQNPSSRQDSGRSPVDSLSSCSSSHEGSDRDEHRNEFHSPLGLVRPALDERESPSIKRVRLSEGWAT; this is encoded by the exons gtGACATTTACAAAGCGAAAGTTTGGCCTGATGAAAAAGGCGTATGAGTTGAGCGTGCTTTGTGACTGTGAGATTGCCCTGATCATCTTCAATAGCACCAACAAGCTGTTCCAGTATGCCAGCACAGACATGGACAAGGTCCTGCTTAAATACACTGAGTACAATGAGCCCCATGAGAGCAGGACCAACTCTGATATTGTGGAG GCATTGAGCAAGAAGGAGAACAAAGGCAGTGAGAGCCCGGAGCTTGAGTCTGCTCTTATCCTCACCCCATGCACTGAAGAGAAATACAAACAGATTAACGAGGAGTTTGATCACATGATAAAAACTCATAAAATACCT GCTGTGCCCCCTTCGAACTATGACATGCCTGTGTCCATTCCTGTTAGCAACCAGAACAATCTTATTTACAGCCACCCAGGTGGTTCCCTAGGCAACCACAACCTGTTGCCACTAGCGCACCATGGCTTACAGAGAAACAGCATGTCTCCCGGAGTTACACACAGACCCCCCAGTGCAGGTAACACAG GTGGCCTCATGGGTGCTGACCTCACCACTGGCGCAGGCACCAGTGCCG GAAATGGGTATGGGAACCACCGCAACTCGCCCAGTCTGCTTGTGTCTCCAGGTGGCATGAACAAGAACATGCAGGCAAAGTCTCCCCCACCCATGAACTTAGGCATGAACAACCGCAAACCTGACCTACGTGTCCTCATCCCCCCAGGCGCCAAGAATAACATGCCCTCTATT AACCAGAGAATAAACAACTCTCAGTCTGCTCAGTCATTGGCCACCCCAGTGGTATCAGTAGCAACTCCCACTCTACCAGGACAAGGCATGGGCGGTTACCCATCTGCCATCTCTACTTCTTATGGTACCG AGTATTCCCTGAACAGTGCAGACCTGTCCTCCCTGTCTGGCTTCAACAGTGGCAGTTCCCTTCACCTTGGCTCAATGAGCGGGTGGCAACAGCAGCACCTTCAGAACATGCAGCATTCGGCTCTTGGCCAGCTAGG AAATTGCTCTAGCTCTCACTTATGTCAAGGTTCAAATCTCTCCCTGCCCTCTGCTCAAAGCCTGCACATCAAGTCCGAACCTGTTTCTCCTCCTAGAGATCGCACCAGCAGCACACCAGGGGGCTATGGTGGCGGGGTACCGCCTCCCCAGAACCCCTCGTCCCGCCAGGACTCGGGACGCTCCCCTGTTGATAGCCTGAGCAGCTGTAGCAGCTCCCATGAGGGCAGCGACCGTGATGAGCACAGAAACGAGTTCCACTCACCTTTGGGACTGGTCCGGCCTGCCCTGGATGAACGCGAGAGCCCCTCCATCAAACGGGTGCGCCTGTCAGAAGGATGGGCAACATGA
- the mef2cb gene encoding myocyte enhancer factor 2cb isoform X6, with translation MGRKKIQITRIMDERNRQVTFTKRKFGLMKKAYELSVLCDCEIALIIFNSTNKLFQYASTDMDKVLLKYTEYNEPHESRTNSDIVETLRKKGLNGCDSPDPDADDSVGHSPESEDKYRKINEDIDLMISRQRLCALSKKENKGSESPELESALILTPCTEEKYKQINEEFDHMIKTHKIPQAVPPSNYDMPVSIPVSNQNNLIYSHPGGSLGNHNLLPLAHHGLQRNSMSPGVTHRPPSAGGLMGADLTTGAGTSAGNGYGNHRNSPSLLVSPGGMNKNMQAKSPPPMNLGMNNRKPDLRVLIPPGAKNNMPSINQRINNSQSAQSLATPVVSVATPTLPGQGMGGYPSAISTSYGTEYSLNSADLSSLSGFNSGSSLHLGSMSGWQQQHLQNMQHSALGQLGNCSSSHLCQGSNLSLPSAQSLHIKSEPVSPPRDRTSSTPGGYGGGVPPPQNPSSRQDSGRSPVDSLSSCSSSHEGSDRDEHRNEFHSPLGLVRPALDERESPSIKRVRLSEGWAT, from the exons gtGACATTTACAAAGCGAAAGTTTGGCCTGATGAAAAAGGCGTATGAGTTGAGCGTGCTTTGTGACTGTGAGATTGCCCTGATCATCTTCAATAGCACCAACAAGCTGTTCCAGTATGCCAGCACAGACATGGACAAGGTCCTGCTTAAATACACTGAGTACAATGAGCCCCATGAGAGCAGGACCAACTCTGATATTGTGGAG ACTTTGAGAAAGAAGGGCCTAAATGGCTGTGACAGCCCAGATCCCGACGCAGACGACTCGGTCGGCCACAGCCCCGAGTCAGAGGACAAGTACAGGAAAATAAACGAGGACATTGATCTGATGATCAGCAGACAGAGACTGTGT GCATTGAGCAAGAAGGAGAACAAAGGCAGTGAGAGCCCGGAGCTTGAGTCTGCTCTTATCCTCACCCCATGCACTGAAGAGAAATACAAACAGATTAACGAGGAGTTTGATCACATGATAAAAACTCATAAAATACCT cAGGCTGTGCCCCCTTCGAACTATGACATGCCTGTGTCCATTCCTGTTAGCAACCAGAACAATCTTATTTACAGCCACCCAGGTGGTTCCCTAGGCAACCACAACCTGTTGCCACTAGCGCACCATGGCTTACAGAGAAACAGCATGTCTCCCGGAGTTACACACAGACCCCCCAGTGCAG GTGGCCTCATGGGTGCTGACCTCACCACTGGCGCAGGCACCAGTGCCG GAAATGGGTATGGGAACCACCGCAACTCGCCCAGTCTGCTTGTGTCTCCAGGTGGCATGAACAAGAACATGCAGGCAAAGTCTCCCCCACCCATGAACTTAGGCATGAACAACCGCAAACCTGACCTACGTGTCCTCATCCCCCCAGGCGCCAAGAATAACATGCCCTCTATT AACCAGAGAATAAACAACTCTCAGTCTGCTCAGTCATTGGCCACCCCAGTGGTATCAGTAGCAACTCCCACTCTACCAGGACAAGGCATGGGCGGTTACCCATCTGCCATCTCTACTTCTTATGGTACCG AGTATTCCCTGAACAGTGCAGACCTGTCCTCCCTGTCTGGCTTCAACAGTGGCAGTTCCCTTCACCTTGGCTCAATGAGCGGGTGGCAACAGCAGCACCTTCAGAACATGCAGCATTCGGCTCTTGGCCAGCTAGG AAATTGCTCTAGCTCTCACTTATGTCAAGGTTCAAATCTCTCCCTGCCCTCTGCTCAAAGCCTGCACATCAAGTCCGAACCTGTTTCTCCTCCTAGAGATCGCACCAGCAGCACACCAGGGGGCTATGGTGGCGGGGTACCGCCTCCCCAGAACCCCTCGTCCCGCCAGGACTCGGGACGCTCCCCTGTTGATAGCCTGAGCAGCTGTAGCAGCTCCCATGAGGGCAGCGACCGTGATGAGCACAGAAACGAGTTCCACTCACCTTTGGGACTGGTCCGGCCTGCCCTGGATGAACGCGAGAGCCCCTCCATCAAACGGGTGCGCCTGTCAGAAGGATGGGCAACATGA